Proteins co-encoded in one Leptospiraceae bacterium genomic window:
- a CDS encoding tetratricopeptide repeat protein has product MSRLIYVLVGFLFVSGGVLTAVYIMVNKAEEKSVENNAYPFEERLKIAEELLSQSSKKSSQKALLLFTELSSKSVPDAYKFRVTFGHAGALQKNKDRLRALDIYKELNQVPNLSKDERENLSYALGNLLLVLNQEEEGKIHLNSVLQTSRDNKLRSRALLSIADFYMRKAKYENASKNYFLAVQEYPNNVQARIGWTRALRKLGKDFASYDIFENYSEEIASIDKEEPKPAVITEDKSSGYDRAKTLYNKNQFDKALKAFARLLKVTPAGKQREKILYYMGESNLKLGRYAEAIRFAEEVLVNEPGLLDHYALFTKGMALFSTKKYDRAAAVFNAIVDKYEPSTITERARKYSKECIQLLKEEANYPAKEEKQPADTTPETINPNESDLEDDSTE; this is encoded by the coding sequence ATGAGTAGATTAATATATGTCTTAGTTGGGTTTTTATTCGTTTCCGGTGGAGTTTTAACTGCCGTGTATATAATGGTGAATAAAGCAGAAGAAAAATCGGTGGAAAACAATGCTTATCCGTTTGAAGAAAGATTAAAGATAGCGGAAGAGCTTTTGAGTCAATCCAGCAAGAAGAGTTCACAAAAAGCATTACTCCTTTTCACTGAGCTTTCTTCCAAATCAGTTCCTGATGCTTATAAGTTTAGAGTAACTTTCGGTCATGCAGGCGCACTGCAAAAAAATAAAGACAGACTAAGAGCATTAGACATCTACAAGGAATTAAATCAGGTTCCAAATCTTTCCAAAGACGAAAGGGAAAATCTTAGTTATGCGCTGGGAAACCTATTACTCGTTCTCAATCAGGAAGAAGAAGGAAAGATTCATCTAAACTCCGTTCTCCAAACAAGTCGCGACAACAAACTAAGATCAAGAGCACTTCTTTCTATCGCTGACTTTTATATGAGAAAAGCAAAATACGAAAATGCTAGTAAAAATTATTTTCTAGCTGTTCAGGAATACCCGAATAATGTGCAAGCTAGAATTGGTTGGACGAGAGCCTTACGAAAATTAGGAAAAGACTTTGCTTCTTATGACATATTCGAAAATTATTCAGAAGAAATTGCTTCGATAGATAAGGAAGAGCCTAAGCCAGCAGTAATCACTGAGGATAAATCTTCTGGATACGATAGAGCCAAAACATTATACAATAAGAATCAGTTCGACAAAGCACTTAAGGCATTTGCCAGACTCCTAAAGGTTACACCTGCCGGTAAGCAAAGAGAGAAAATTCTTTACTATATGGGCGAGTCAAACTTAAAGTTAGGACGTTATGCGGAAGCAATTCGCTTTGCCGAAGAAGTGCTAGTAAACGAACCGGGTCTTCTCGATCATTATGCACTTTTCACTAAAGGTATGGCACTTTTTTCTACCAAGAAATACGATCGGGCAGCAGCAGTATTCAATGCGATAGTCGATAAGTATGAACCAAGCACAATCACGGAGAGAGCGAGAAAATACTCGAAAGAATGCATTCAACTTTTAAAAGAAGAAGCCAATTATCCAGCAAAAGAAGAAAAACAACCAGCAGACACAACGCCTGAGACCATTAACCCAAATGAATCGGATCTTGAGGATGACTCTACAGAATAG
- a CDS encoding fibronectin type III domain-containing protein: MLFWISFFALTVSIFPQEAKITETEKEVTEKKKVDKDVVSDLTATLSADSISIELKWTPPADEGDVIIARSNQVIDTMEKLGVSDSLGKYKSDKINFFNNFKDTNLRPGEYYYAIVLVSQIKKKRVKLFPGVNYTITPAVVPAPIDTPKKVLPQIAEVKHEADSISNLKIRTVENSVRLSWTPPIGAEDSIKYTIYRSPDPMSNVGLMEKATKIGEVIHPETTFLDTGLDSSQTVYYGVTVTIQDKEATPLIEDKSFRKFYFVKTEKKEEPAKDEKIAVVEEKKDTVVVITKPLQVTNLTGDVRKDGILLAWTAPEGAVVNSTKYSIYESNTRIASETNTTLIEKAKKIGTVVHPDVSFLHPNLNKKTPMFYAVTSKTGEGEENLILQEGQSFIKIDPSKKKKKKKKKKIEETKAEETKPEVIKPEEKPSPSKPVVEEETNPDFDTIMSQYYKKDKFTEARVKFESLADRVSSNAIRGKSLFFAALCYYNQKEYSSALKILLSEDVQMNYNKERVDFYVKRCLENRGSK; the protein is encoded by the coding sequence ATGCTATTCTGGATTTCCTTTTTTGCGCTTACTGTTTCCATTTTTCCCCAAGAGGCAAAAATCACAGAAACAGAAAAAGAAGTCACAGAAAAGAAAAAAGTAGATAAGGATGTAGTCTCCGATCTAACAGCAACTCTCAGTGCAGATTCGATTTCCATTGAATTGAAATGGACACCTCCCGCCGATGAAGGGGATGTAATCATCGCAAGATCGAATCAAGTAATTGATACAATGGAAAAATTAGGCGTATCCGATTCTCTTGGAAAGTATAAGAGTGACAAGATAAACTTTTTCAATAATTTTAAAGACACAAATCTCCGACCTGGTGAATACTATTACGCGATTGTATTGGTATCCCAAATTAAGAAAAAACGAGTCAAGCTTTTTCCGGGAGTCAACTATACAATTACCCCTGCTGTCGTTCCGGCTCCAATTGATACTCCTAAAAAAGTCCTCCCTCAAATCGCAGAAGTAAAACACGAAGCGGATTCAATCAGTAATTTAAAAATTAGAACCGTAGAAAATTCAGTTCGACTTTCCTGGACTCCCCCGATTGGAGCAGAGGATTCCATTAAGTATACCATTTACCGATCTCCTGATCCGATGTCGAATGTGGGGCTAATGGAAAAAGCCACAAAGATAGGAGAAGTGATTCATCCTGAAACTACTTTTCTAGATACAGGACTCGATTCCTCTCAAACCGTCTACTATGGAGTAACCGTTACAATTCAAGATAAGGAAGCAACACCTTTAATAGAAGATAAATCCTTTCGCAAATTTTACTTTGTTAAAACAGAGAAAAAAGAAGAGCCTGCTAAAGACGAAAAAATCGCAGTCGTTGAAGAAAAAAAAGACACAGTTGTAGTCATTACAAAACCTTTGCAAGTTACAAATCTTACAGGTGATGTAAGAAAAGATGGAATTCTACTCGCATGGACTGCACCAGAAGGAGCAGTTGTGAATTCAACCAAGTATTCCATTTATGAATCGAATACTCGCATCGCCTCCGAGACAAATACAACCCTAATAGAAAAAGCAAAAAAGATTGGCACTGTAGTTCATCCTGACGTTTCTTTTCTGCATCCAAACTTAAACAAGAAAACTCCTATGTTTTATGCAGTGACTTCAAAGACAGGCGAGGGAGAAGAAAACCTAATTCTCCAAGAAGGACAATCTTTCATTAAAATCGATCCTAGCAAAAAGAAGAAAAAAAAGAAAAAGAAAAAAATCGAAGAGACAAAGGCAGAAGAAACCAAGCCTGAAGTTATTAAACCGGAAGAAAAACCTTCTCCTTCTAAACCAGTAGTAGAAGAAGAAACAAATCCGGACTTTGATACAATCATGTCCCAGTATTATAAAAAGGATAAATTCACAGAGGCTCGTGTGAAGTTTGAGTCCTTAGCAGATAGAGTATCTAGCAATGCCATCAGAGGTAAATCGTTATTTTTCGCAGCCCTCTGTTATTATAACCAAAAAGAGTATAGTTCTGCGTTAAAAATACTTCTGAGTGAAGATGTGCAAATGAACTATAATAAAGAGCGAGTGGATTTTTACGTAAAAAGATGTTTGGAAAATCGGGGAAGTAAATGA
- a CDS encoding AAA family ATPase: MPAHRIHIANSKGGVGKTIFSVNLAAALSLQINSKGKQVRVLLVDVDPQKSASTYLLSEKYYLNNIAQNSSLTLYHLFKTRIDGSAPAHAKDVIIGMNEKSPIFSGKGLQSYETLHLLASHPKLSKIEIDIFQRGFKDSKVSIKTKKDPVYIYSFLEDCLKDVEENYDYIIIDSPSNINFLNINALYYCDSILIPIVPDSISLHGMELLLNEISERFEEFKNYPNNKQRKLRGLVYNNWETRLTVHKEYFSLIENEYSTKWKKHLKEYISGFGIFPGLKKSASVLTAYKNSRPIDDGSANMENGRRLNEIGKYILKGWKK, encoded by the coding sequence ATGCCAGCACATAGAATTCATATAGCTAATAGTAAGGGCGGGGTAGGAAAAACTATTTTTTCTGTAAATCTTGCCGCAGCTCTTTCGCTTCAAATTAACTCTAAAGGTAAACAAGTAAGAGTTTTATTGGTTGATGTTGATCCTCAAAAGTCAGCTTCTACTTATTTACTCAGCGAAAAGTATTACTTAAATAATATCGCTCAAAATTCATCGTTAACTTTATATCATCTTTTTAAAACTCGAATTGATGGATCGGCTCCTGCACACGCAAAAGATGTCATTATAGGCATGAATGAAAAAAGTCCGATATTTTCCGGAAAAGGTTTGCAATCTTATGAAACACTCCATTTACTAGCATCGCATCCCAAATTGAGTAAAATTGAAATTGATATTTTTCAGAGAGGCTTTAAGGATAGTAAAGTTTCTATCAAAACTAAAAAAGATCCTGTTTACATTTATAGTTTTCTTGAAGATTGCTTGAAAGATGTTGAAGAAAATTATGATTACATTATAATTGATTCGCCTTCAAATATAAATTTCCTAAATATAAATGCTCTCTATTACTGTGATAGTATTTTAATCCCCATTGTGCCTGATTCTATCTCATTGCATGGTATGGAATTACTTCTAAATGAAATATCTGAAAGATTTGAAGAGTTTAAAAATTATCCTAATAATAAACAAAGAAAACTCAGGGGTCTAGTATACAATAATTGGGAAACGAGGCTTACTGTTCATAAGGAATATTTTTCTTTAATTGAAAATGAATACAGCACAAAATGGAAAAAGCATCTAAAAGAATACATTAGTGGATTCGGAATATTTCCGGGTCTCAAAAAGTCTGCATCAGTGCTGACAGCATACAAAAATTCTAGACCAATAGATGATGGAAGTGCAAATATGGAAAATGGCAGAAGATTAAATGAGATTGGAAAGTATATCTTAAAAGGATGGAAAAAATGA
- a CDS encoding methyltransferase domain-containing protein, translating to MISQEIDYYEDMKYQDFLLSSRRKIICPHEKIMKYIEIKDAMNVADFGMGKGFFIHHLKKKMDKDAHLWGIDYQQELLDLVLKRKVEESIANFTVVHIDKTEHPLLPNWIPLPDVIFTAMCLSTFPDPGFAMDGLIRSMKPEGRLFVIDWAKVEFPEGPAIKDKISFDKMKYLAEYHKLKVVNAFTVNEFVYGMEIVAGPEFKTQFYDYRE from the coding sequence ATGATAAGCCAGGAAATTGATTACTATGAGGACATGAAATACCAAGATTTTCTTTTGTCTTCTAGACGAAAAATAATTTGCCCTCATGAAAAAATCATGAAGTATATTGAAATCAAAGACGCGATGAATGTGGCTGATTTTGGAATGGGAAAAGGTTTTTTCATTCACCATTTGAAAAAGAAAATGGATAAAGATGCACATCTCTGGGGAATTGACTACCAACAAGAACTCTTGGACTTGGTGTTGAAGAGGAAAGTAGAAGAGAGTATCGCAAACTTCACTGTAGTTCATATTGATAAAACAGAACATCCGCTTTTACCAAATTGGATTCCTTTGCCAGATGTAATATTTACAGCGATGTGTCTTTCTACTTTTCCTGATCCTGGATTTGCAATGGATGGACTCATTCGTTCTATGAAGCCAGAAGGTAGACTTTTTGTGATTGATTGGGCTAAGGTCGAGTTTCCGGAAGGTCCTGCTATTAAAGATAAAATTTCTTTCGACAAAATGAAATATCTAGCAGAGTATCATAAACTCAAAGTTGTAAATGCATTTACAGTCAATGAGTTTGTATATGGAATGGAAATTGTTGCAGGTCCTGAATTTAAAACACAGTTTTATGATTATAGGGAGTAG
- a CDS encoding CoA-binding protein — MKENRILELLNQKDCTIAIIGATNDSSKYGNIIYKDLKRKNRKVYGINPRATTIDGDKAYHALGDLGFIPDIIDMVVPPKIGLQTIKEAVANGYDNFWLQPGAESDEIIQYLEDNKKNYLAHACVMVECR; from the coding sequence ATGAAAGAAAATAGAATCCTCGAATTATTAAATCAGAAAGATTGCACCATTGCGATTATTGGAGCGACTAACGACTCTAGCAAATATGGCAATATCATTTATAAAGATTTAAAAAGAAAAAATAGAAAGGTTTACGGCATTAATCCCCGCGCGACAACGATTGATGGGGATAAGGCGTATCATGCGCTAGGTGATCTTGGTTTTATTCCTGATATCATTGATATGGTTGTTCCTCCTAAGATTGGACTACAAACTATCAAAGAAGCAGTGGCTAATGGCTACGATAATTTCTGGTTACAACCAGGTGCGGAAAGTGATGAAATCATTCAATACTTAGAAGACAATAAAAAAAACTACCTGGCTCATGCTTGCGTTATGGTAGAGTGCAGGTAG
- a CDS encoding DUF342 domain-containing protein, translating to MSNFTESILNELENKENGSFQIKNENNHAVLAVFKPGKNGRHVTRQDVFQRLKLFNIDGYDRAQVEVIVANADGRDHQIAVWTGGNPVDSKLELEVTPDKMQAYIIVYPALHGGKTLRKEEVVESLRTNGVIFGLKEEVIAHLLDNQKFFMKTLVAEGIAPTPSLNGYIKVLFEPHNKPNLHEDAHGRVDFKDIQVIKNTKQGDVLAEKMDPKIGTAGKNIFSEEVLLEKPLEGEWKVGANCKLSDDSKKLLALIPGRPILERDGTIRVDEVCYLENVDYSTGNVDFPGTIIVDGTVADNFTLRTKGSLMIKKSVGRVFLYAERDIVLSGGVMGRNGGVIESKADVYARFVEQGNIRAGKSIFIEEASLHSELVAGDSITIKGGRGELIGGEAIAGKMISVSKLGAVVETRTELIVGLPPEILDELRKMKEEIASHADVLKKVKQSMARLIDPKKENTPDEKQMLLKLYEVEKKYIDLLANTKTQYETLVVSYEPEASAYVEIEKNLFPKVSVNLGKGKIYNSELKNYNGHCFIYNNDEGIPSRTSLPPKKKDNKE from the coding sequence ATGAGTAACTTCACTGAGTCCATATTAAATGAACTTGAGAACAAAGAAAACGGTTCCTTTCAAATCAAGAACGAAAACAATCATGCAGTTCTTGCTGTGTTTAAGCCCGGAAAGAATGGTAGACATGTCACCAGACAGGATGTATTTCAAAGGTTAAAGCTTTTTAATATTGATGGGTATGATAGAGCACAGGTAGAAGTTATTGTTGCCAATGCGGATGGAAGAGACCATCAGATTGCCGTTTGGACTGGTGGAAATCCAGTTGATTCTAAATTAGAATTAGAAGTTACTCCTGATAAGATGCAGGCATATATCATTGTTTATCCGGCGCTTCATGGAGGAAAGACTTTACGAAAAGAAGAAGTCGTTGAATCCTTGCGGACAAACGGTGTTATCTTCGGACTCAAAGAAGAAGTAATCGCTCACTTGCTTGACAATCAAAAGTTTTTCATGAAGACTCTTGTTGCAGAAGGAATTGCTCCAACTCCAAGTCTAAACGGATATATAAAAGTTTTATTTGAGCCTCATAATAAACCAAATCTTCATGAAGATGCTCATGGAAGAGTTGATTTCAAAGATATTCAAGTCATTAAGAATACAAAGCAAGGGGATGTCTTAGCAGAGAAAATGGATCCAAAGATTGGAACTGCGGGTAAGAATATTTTTAGCGAAGAGGTATTACTTGAAAAACCCTTAGAGGGAGAATGGAAAGTAGGGGCTAATTGCAAGTTGTCGGATGATTCTAAGAAGCTATTAGCGTTAATACCGGGAAGACCTATTCTTGAAAGAGATGGAACGATTCGTGTGGATGAAGTTTGCTATTTAGAGAACGTAGATTATTCTACGGGTAATGTTGATTTTCCGGGAACGATCATTGTAGATGGAACGGTAGCGGATAATTTTACTCTCCGCACAAAAGGCTCTCTCATGATTAAGAAAAGTGTTGGTAGAGTATTTTTATATGCCGAGAGAGACATTGTATTATCCGGAGGGGTTATGGGACGAAACGGTGGAGTCATAGAATCCAAGGCAGACGTATATGCAAGGTTTGTAGAGCAGGGAAATATTAGAGCCGGTAAAAGCATATTCATCGAAGAAGCATCTCTTCACTCTGAACTTGTAGCAGGGGATTCGATTACAATTAAAGGGGGAAGAGGAGAATTGATCGGAGGAGAAGCCATTGCCGGGAAAATGATTTCTGTCAGTAAACTAGGCGCGGTAGTGGAAACGAGAACAGAGTTAATTGTTGGTTTGCCTCCCGAAATTTTAGATGAATTAAGAAAGATGAAAGAAGAAATTGCTTCTCACGCGGATGTTCTAAAAAAAGTAAAGCAAAGCATGGCAAGACTCATTGATCCTAAAAAAGAAAACACTCCAGACGAGAAGCAAATGCTCCTTAAACTCTATGAGGTAGAAAAAAAATATATAGACCTACTTGCCAATACAAAGACTCAATATGAAACGTTAGTCGTAAGTTATGAGCCTGAAGCCTCTGCCTATGTAGAGATTGAGAAAAATTTATTTCCAAAAGTAAGCGTCAATTTAGGAAAAGGAAAAATCTATAACTCTGAGCTAAAAAATTATAATGGTCACTGTTTTATCTATAATAACGATGAGGGAATTCCTTCTAGAACATCTCTACCACCTAAAAAGAAGGATAATAAGGAGTAA
- a CDS encoding WG repeat-containing protein encodes MKLSISLFSILFFQSCISFFLDALSPEKSKYSFGFMDRTGKVLILQEYEGADRFSHGLAPVKKNGLWGYIDTKGIVVIPFQFQSAKPFSDNLELAPVEKFDAGEKAWGYIDLKGNWIIPPSYYNATPFYDGVAEVATEKFKYKSVSKRYDKYFLTKDKKYIYHNGLYSYGSGPGRFSEGLMPSCKDGKWGFKDSSNKWIIEPKYTIVGNFENGLARVQLTKPNPYNDCEWISEEEPSGLWGYIDKSGKEVIPLKFKAASNFSKEGLALVDDMFAARTFQRGTVFSRYFINRDGNKAFDLSFQKAEPFSDFGYTIVGQDEKNTLNIEPNKTAFIDKSGKKKEFILGSGEEIFNLRMGTNEMFRVTIQIKPDPNKYEHKYVSRYYSSKDLTQSISQDFPPCFGSFASPPNCMSDNFYEGLAWIAKEAPDSNK; translated from the coding sequence ATGAAGCTATCCATTTCACTCTTTTCCATTCTATTCTTTCAGTCGTGCATTTCTTTCTTTCTGGATGCACTATCCCCTGAAAAATCCAAATACAGTTTCGGTTTTATGGATAGGACTGGAAAAGTCTTGATATTGCAAGAATACGAAGGGGCAGATAGATTTAGTCATGGACTTGCGCCCGTAAAAAAAAATGGACTTTGGGGATACATTGATACTAAGGGGATAGTTGTAATTCCATTCCAATTCCAATCCGCAAAGCCTTTTTCCGACAATCTAGAATTAGCCCCAGTTGAAAAATTCGATGCAGGTGAGAAGGCATGGGGTTATATTGATCTAAAGGGTAATTGGATTATACCCCCGTCTTATTATAATGCGACTCCCTTTTATGATGGAGTAGCGGAGGTAGCCACAGAAAAATTTAAATACAAATCTGTTTCCAAAAGATACGATAAATACTTTCTTACCAAAGATAAAAAATATATTTATCATAATGGCTTGTATTCGTATGGTTCAGGTCCGGGAAGATTTTCAGAAGGATTAATGCCTTCTTGTAAAGATGGGAAATGGGGATTTAAAGACAGTAGTAATAAATGGATCATTGAGCCTAAGTATACAATTGTAGGAAATTTTGAAAATGGACTTGCCCGTGTGCAGCTAACAAAGCCTAACCCCTATAATGATTGTGAATGGATTTCAGAAGAAGAGCCGAGTGGACTTTGGGGTTATATAGATAAATCAGGAAAAGAAGTTATACCATTAAAATTTAAAGCGGCAAGTAACTTTAGCAAAGAGGGATTGGCACTTGTAGATGATATGTTTGCAGCAAGGACATTTCAACGAGGGACTGTCTTTTCACGTTATTTCATTAACCGAGATGGAAACAAAGCATTTGATTTAAGTTTCCAAAAAGCAGAACCTTTCTCTGATTTTGGATATACGATAGTAGGTCAGGATGAAAAAAATACTTTAAACATCGAACCAAATAAAACTGCTTTTATAGATAAGTCAGGTAAGAAAAAAGAATTTATCCTAGGAAGTGGAGAAGAAATTTTCAATCTACGAATGGGAACAAACGAGATGTTTCGAGTTACCATACAAATTAAGCCTGATCCAAACAAATACGAGCATAAATATGTTAGCCGCTACTATTCTTCCAAAGATTTAACTCAGAGTATTTCGCAAGACTTCCCTCCTTGCTTTGGTTCCTTTGCATCTCCTCCGAACTGTATGTCTGATAACTTCTATGAAGGTCTTGCATGGATTGCAAAAGAAGCACCCGATAGTAATAAATGA
- a CDS encoding GAF domain-containing protein, with protein MAEISLDALLDLIIQNVKSVMNADRATLFLVDREKRELFSRVAIGSKEEIRIAFGAGIAGFVAQSRETVNIRDAYSDARFNSDNDQKSGYRTKSILCMPVYNSQQEIIGVIQVLNKVYTDHFTEKDEKLLSAYASLAGISLANAQAYDELQKERNTLEARVKERTKDLARALEKSDSLLLNILPSEVAEELKEKGEVTPVHFDNVTIMFTDFKDFTHIAEGMSPSQLIRELDGYFTQFDKTIDRYHLEKLKTIGDSYMCAGGIPRIGDTHPIEACLAALEIQSFMDQMKKVKEKMNEPIWELRLGIHTGSVMAGVVGERKFAYDVWGDTVNIASRMEFSGTPGKINISNATYELVKDFFDCEYRGEVDAKNKGKVKMYFVNRIKSEYSLDYDGFVPNQKLLNHLENQRNKD; from the coding sequence ATGGCGGAAATTAGTTTAGATGCACTTCTTGATTTAATTATCCAAAATGTGAAAAGCGTCATGAATGCAGATAGAGCTACTTTGTTTTTAGTTGATAGAGAAAAACGAGAACTCTTCTCAAGAGTAGCGATTGGTAGCAAAGAAGAAATACGAATTGCATTTGGGGCAGGTATTGCAGGCTTTGTTGCACAATCAAGGGAAACAGTGAATATCCGCGATGCTTATTCCGATGCAAGATTTAATTCAGACAACGATCAAAAAAGCGGTTATAGAACAAAGTCAATTCTTTGTATGCCAGTATATAATTCTCAGCAGGAGATAATAGGCGTTATTCAGGTGTTGAATAAAGTGTATACAGACCATTTTACTGAAAAGGATGAAAAGCTACTAAGTGCCTACGCATCCTTAGCCGGTATTTCTCTTGCCAATGCGCAAGCCTATGATGAATTACAAAAAGAGAGAAATACTCTCGAAGCAAGAGTTAAAGAAAGAACAAAAGATTTGGCACGTGCTTTAGAAAAATCAGATAGTCTTCTTTTAAATATTCTTCCTTCGGAAGTAGCAGAGGAACTAAAAGAAAAAGGAGAAGTGACTCCTGTGCATTTTGACAATGTTACAATCATGTTCACTGACTTCAAAGATTTTACTCATATAGCAGAAGGAATGTCACCTTCTCAACTCATCCGCGAGTTAGATGGATATTTTACTCAATTTGATAAGACAATAGATCGTTATCACCTAGAAAAACTAAAAACAATAGGTGATAGTTATATGTGCGCTGGCGGTATACCACGAATAGGCGACACACATCCGATTGAGGCTTGCCTTGCTGCCTTAGAAATTCAATCCTTCATGGATCAAATGAAAAAAGTAAAAGAAAAAATGAATGAGCCTATCTGGGAGTTACGACTTGGTATCCACACAGGCTCTGTTATGGCTGGAGTTGTAGGCGAAAGAAAATTTGCTTATGATGTTTGGGGGGATACTGTAAACATAGCCAGTAGAATGGAATTTTCGGGAACACCCGGCAAGATTAATATTTCGAATGCAACCTATGAACTAGTGAAAGATTTTTTTGATTGTGAGTATCGCGGGGAAGTGGATGCAAAGAACAAAGGCAAAGTCAAAATGTATTTTGTGAATCGAATCAAGTCAGAATACTCTCTCGATTACGATGGCTTTGTTCCCAATCAGAAATTATTAAACCATCTAGAAAATCAAAGAAACAAAGACTAA
- the ppk2 gene encoding polyphosphate kinase 2, producing MGKEKKNKPFSEDYEKIYNAIIDDMTEELESLNDDEQNRDKDKELLKFPIGGDITHHTQSYLKELLKLQIQLVKLQDWVKETGYKLVILFEGRDAAGKGGVIKRITQKLNPRIYKVVALTAPSERERTQWYFQRYITHLPAAGEIVMFDRSWYNRAGVEKVMGFCTEKEYQEFLSTVPEFERMICQSGIHLIKYWFSISDKEQEFRFNCRIHDPLKQWKLSPMDLQSRIRWEDYTKAKEVMLERTHIPEAPWHIVPAIDKKLARLNCISHLLSEVPYKEIKTKPITLPQRKRNEHYRRNPTPKDLIIPQVYL from the coding sequence ATGGGCAAAGAAAAAAAGAATAAACCTTTCTCGGAAGACTATGAGAAAATATACAACGCAATTATAGACGATATGACAGAAGAGTTAGAGTCTTTAAACGATGATGAACAAAATCGTGACAAAGACAAAGAACTATTAAAATTTCCAATTGGGGGAGACATTACTCATCACACTCAATCGTATTTAAAAGAGTTACTTAAGCTACAGATTCAACTTGTTAAACTCCAAGACTGGGTAAAGGAAACAGGTTATAAATTAGTAATTCTATTTGAAGGAAGAGATGCAGCAGGAAAGGGGGGAGTCATCAAGCGGATAACGCAAAAATTAAACCCGCGTATTTATAAAGTAGTAGCTCTCACAGCTCCATCCGAAAGAGAAAGAACTCAATGGTATTTTCAGCGGTATATAACTCATTTGCCGGCGGCGGGTGAGATTGTAATGTTTGATAGAAGTTGGTATAATAGAGCTGGTGTAGAAAAAGTAATGGGCTTTTGCACAGAGAAAGAATACCAGGAATTTTTAAGCACAGTTCCTGAATTTGAAAGAATGATTTGTCAATCAGGAATTCATTTAATCAAGTATTGGTTTTCGATTTCAGATAAAGAGCAGGAGTTTCGGTTCAATTGTAGAATTCATGATCCTTTAAAGCAATGGAAATTAAGTCCAATGGATTTGCAATCTAGGATTCGTTGGGAAGATTATACAAAAGCAAAAGAAGTCATGCTCGAAAGAACCCATATTCCAGAAGCTCCCTGGCATATCGTTCCCGCGATTGATAAAAAATTGGCTCGTTTAAATTGTATCTCTCATCTACTTTCTGAAGTTCCGTATAAAGAAATTAAAACAAAACCAATCACACTTCCGCAAAGAAAACGAAATGAGCATTACAGGCGTAATCCTACACCGAAAGATTTAATCATTCCACAGGTGTATCTGTAA
- a CDS encoding RibD family protein, whose product MAMTLDGKVARPDGKWYGLSSRQDKRQMDRIRSQADALILGKNSLINDDPVIKLRYVEGKNPLPVILLRKGIVSKNRKVFSNPDVRPLVICLKENEFSVKAELSGVAEILVLEGNTIEPKEILSILKNRNLNRVLLEGGPTLNYSFQKAGLIDVINLTIVPFLIGKKNLPSIVDGEFEFPNFAEDKWNLTHCEKIDNEVFLRYEKEILTDTPVE is encoded by the coding sequence ATGGCTATGACCCTCGACGGTAAAGTAGCAAGACCGGACGGGAAATGGTATGGTCTTTCCTCAAGGCAAGACAAAAGACAAATGGACAGAATTCGAAGCCAAGCAGATGCTCTTATTCTTGGAAAGAATTCACTTATCAATGATGATCCCGTAATTAAACTCAGATATGTAGAAGGCAAAAACCCGTTACCCGTAATTTTGCTACGAAAGGGAATTGTTTCTAAAAATAGAAAAGTGTTTTCCAATCCAGACGTTCGACCACTTGTGATTTGCCTCAAAGAAAATGAATTTTCAGTCAAAGCAGAATTATCTGGCGTTGCAGAAATTCTAGTCTTAGAAGGAAACACAATTGAACCGAAAGAAATCCTTTCCATTTTAAAAAATAGAAATCTGAACCGAGTATTATTAGAAGGCGGTCCTACTTTAAATTATAGCTTCCAAAAAGCAGGACTTATTGATGTAATCAATCTCACAATAGTTCCATTTCTTATCGGCAAAAAAAATCTTCCCTCTATCGTAGATGGTGAATTCGAGTTTCCTAACTTCGCAGAGGATAAATGGAATTTAACTCACTGCGAAAAAATAGACAACGAAGTATTTCTACGATACGAGAAAGAAATTCTTACAGATACACCTGTGGAATGA
- a CDS encoding (2Fe-2S)-binding protein: MRPKKVCLCKSVTESELVTAIENGCDTMEKLIDTTRASTNCGNCAGSVLVIFQREMDKKKSRIS, translated from the coding sequence ATGCGTCCTAAAAAAGTTTGTCTTTGCAAGTCAGTCACAGAGTCCGAGCTAGTGACAGCAATAGAAAATGGATGCGATACAATGGAAAAGCTAATCGATACAACCAGAGCATCTACAAATTGTGGGAACTGCGCAGGCTCGGTTCTTGTAATCTTCCAAAGAGAGATGGATAAGAAGAAATCGAGGATTTCTTAA